Proteins co-encoded in one Maridesulfovibrio ferrireducens genomic window:
- the tmk gene encoding dTMP kinase, which produces MFITFEGIEGTGKTTQIKRLVKFLEESGHGVDVTLEPGGSRIGKELRKILLNMDSTDITGQCEFFLYLADRAQHVSQVIRPAIEADRIVISDRFADSTIVYQGYGRGLDPKLLRELNEVAVSGCWPDLTILLDIEPELGLKRATTRNLDENKIQEEGRFEAESIEFHSRVREGYLTWAALNNERIFVINADQTPDEIFSQIKEKVLEVIEKGKN; this is translated from the coding sequence ATGTTCATTACCTTTGAAGGCATAGAAGGAACTGGAAAGACTACGCAGATAAAGCGTTTGGTAAAATTTCTAGAAGAGTCCGGACATGGAGTGGATGTAACACTGGAGCCGGGTGGAAGCAGAATAGGTAAAGAGTTACGTAAGATTCTTCTTAATATGGATAGTACCGATATTACAGGACAGTGCGAGTTTTTTCTTTACCTTGCAGATAGAGCCCAGCATGTCAGCCAGGTGATTCGTCCAGCCATTGAAGCTGACCGGATTGTCATTTCTGACCGATTTGCTGACTCTACTATAGTGTATCAAGGATATGGACGAGGCCTTGACCCAAAACTGTTACGTGAACTTAATGAAGTAGCTGTTTCTGGATGTTGGCCGGATTTAACGATACTACTTGATATCGAACCGGAATTAGGTCTTAAACGAGCTACGACCAGAAATTTAGATGAAAATAAAATTCAGGAAGAAGGTCGTTTTGAAGCTGAATCAATTGAGTTTCATTCCAGAGTCAGAGAAGGGTATTTGACATGGGCAGCACTTAATAACGAAAGAATTTTTGTAATTAATGCGGATCAGACGCCGGATG
- a CDS encoding 3'-5' exoribonuclease YhaM family protein: MSQKTTYIKDLINGLRIRDIFLISDAQIRESKNGPFWNLKLQDNSGSVEAKIWSPLSQAFAGLEAGMFVVAGGMVGSYRDQPQLTIEQLEILDPDQSELEISDFLPSSPQKPEEMMQELDYMVAEHMVHPPWKKFCRKVLKNEEIHKRLLSATGAKTVHHAYVGGLLEHTLAVAKLCMSICNNYPQVDRQVVLAAAIFHDLGKAWELSGGLKNDYTDEGRLLGHIHIGVEVLEPFLQRSKELDNKLKLHFKHLILSHHGEYEYGAPKRPKTPEAFILHFADNIDAKMNTIFAELDKLEGVESNWTPYQRFLDRYLYRSEKSPCDNNPQSDIKKSEAQCSLPLKA, translated from the coding sequence GTGTCGCAAAAAACTACATATATTAAAGATCTTATTAATGGTTTAAGAATCAGAGACATTTTTCTGATTTCTGATGCTCAGATTCGGGAATCCAAGAATGGACCTTTCTGGAATCTAAAGTTGCAGGATAATTCCGGTTCAGTAGAAGCTAAAATCTGGAGTCCGCTAAGTCAGGCATTTGCAGGCCTTGAAGCGGGGATGTTTGTAGTTGCCGGAGGGATGGTCGGTTCATATAGAGATCAACCGCAACTTACAATTGAACAGCTTGAAATACTTGATCCTGATCAATCTGAGCTTGAAATATCGGACTTTTTACCTTCAAGCCCGCAAAAGCCTGAAGAAATGATGCAGGAATTAGATTACATGGTGGCAGAACATATGGTTCATCCACCGTGGAAAAAGTTTTGCCGTAAGGTTTTAAAAAATGAAGAAATTCATAAACGGCTACTTAGCGCAACAGGAGCAAAGACTGTCCATCATGCATATGTCGGAGGTCTTTTAGAACATACTCTTGCTGTTGCTAAGCTTTGTATGTCCATTTGCAATAATTACCCGCAGGTTGACAGACAGGTTGTGCTTGCCGCGGCAATTTTTCATGATCTAGGCAAGGCTTGGGAACTCTCCGGAGGCCTAAAAAATGACTACACCGATGAAGGTCGTCTTCTAGGGCATATACATATCGGAGTTGAAGTTTTAGAACCTTTTCTCCAACGATCTAAGGAGTTGGATAATAAGTTAAAGCTTCACTTTAAGCATTTAATATTGTCTCATCACGGTGAATATGAGTACGGTGCGCCGAAACGACCCAAAACTCCTGAGGCGTTCATTTTACATTTTGCCGATAATATTGATGCCAAAATGAATACAATTTTTGCTGAACTTGATAAATTGGAAGGAGTCGAAAGCAACTGGACTCCATATCAACGTTTTCTTGATAGGTATCTATATAGATCGGAAAAATCACCATGTGATAACAACCCCCAATCTGACATTAAAAAATCGGAGGCTCAATGTTCATTACCTTTGAAGGCATAG